A single region of the Anaerostipes rhamnosivorans genome encodes:
- a CDS encoding aminotransferase class III-fold pyridoxal phosphate-dependent enzyme — translation MEAYRYDKSFELYDRANEVVPCGLYGHLGVGRARLNPMGCYPLFSDHAEGTYIWDVDGNRFIDYACAYGPNALGYQDPDVDAAALRQREKGNCTTVVSPVMIECAEKLVETLNCADWAFFAKNGGDVTTLAVMTARHATGRKKIIMMEHGYHGVYQWCQKPGTPGVLDEEICNNLYVPFNDFDAIEKMVKDHPGEIAGILSMPYDHISHYDNVLPKEDYWPKVRKLCDDHGIVLIIDDVRAGFRMDLAGSDHYFGIKADLLTLGKAIANGWNMAALVGRKEMRDAVEDMNYTGSYWLSAVPLAASVATLTKMKEIDATGIMRKTGEKLISGLKQVADANKVNLSTTGLPSLFKIILKDPDESMIPHQEWIGEMVRRGVYISHFHNMFTNTAMTDQDLQYTFDNADETLKMIIKKYPQILL, via the coding sequence ATGGAAGCATATAGATATGATAAAAGCTTTGAGCTATATGACAGAGCAAATGAAGTAGTTCCATGCGGCTTGTACGGACACCTGGGGGTGGGGCGTGCCAGGCTGAATCCTATGGGCTGTTACCCGCTGTTCTCCGACCACGCTGAGGGAACCTATATCTGGGATGTGGATGGGAACCGTTTTATAGATTATGCTTGTGCATATGGACCAAATGCGCTGGGGTACCAAGATCCGGATGTGGATGCCGCCGCGCTGAGACAGAGGGAAAAAGGGAACTGTACCACCGTGGTTTCTCCGGTGATGATCGAATGTGCGGAGAAGCTGGTGGAGACCTTAAACTGCGCGGACTGGGCGTTTTTTGCCAAGAACGGCGGAGATGTGACCACTCTGGCGGTGATGACGGCCCGTCATGCCACAGGCAGGAAGAAGATCATCATGATGGAGCACGGATATCACGGAGTCTATCAATGGTGCCAGAAACCGGGTACTCCGGGAGTTCTGGATGAGGAAATTTGTAATAATCTTTATGTACCGTTTAATGACTTTGATGCCATTGAAAAGATGGTAAAGGATCATCCAGGAGAAATCGCAGGGATCCTGTCCATGCCGTATGACCACATTTCTCACTATGATAATGTGCTGCCGAAGGAGGATTATTGGCCGAAAGTCAGAAAACTCTGTGATGATCATGGCATCGTGCTGATCATTGATGATGTGCGGGCAGGCTTTCGTATGGATCTTGCAGGATCTGACCATTATTTTGGAATCAAGGCCGATCTTCTGACGCTTGGTAAGGCCATAGCCAACGGCTGGAATATGGCAGCTCTGGTTGGGCGAAAAGAGATGAGAGATGCAGTGGAGGATATGAATTATACGGGAAGCTATTGGCTGTCCGCGGTTCCTTTGGCAGCATCTGTGGCCACTCTCACAAAGATGAAAGAGATCGATGCCACAGGTATCATGAGAAAAACGGGGGAAAAACTTATATCCGGCCTGAAACAGGTAGCTGATGCCAACAAGGTAAATTTAAGCACTACCGGACTTCCGTCTCTGTTTAAAATCATTTTGAAAGATCCAGATGAATCTATGATACCCCATCAGGAGTGGATCGGTGAGATGGTGAGAAGGGGAGTTTATATTTCCCATTTCCACAACATGTTTACGAATACGGCGATGACAGACCAGGATCTGCAGTATACCTTTGACAACGCAGATGAGACTTTAAAGATGATTATAAAGAAATATCCTCAAATTTTGTTATAA
- a CDS encoding DeoR/GlpR family DNA-binding transcription regulator yields MSKERNKKIESSILEYLGSHEKLLTRDAIQLFDLSESTIRRIFGRLEEKKKVVRTYGGIILAKPDNYYHYDIIKQKMKREKELIGKYAAEMILDSDFIYMDCGTTTAYMAQSLVSRFQNSTLSSSLNIVTNSLINLEILNSYCNVILVGGTLFDERKSMAGTLGVNFLSQFHFSKSFLGADGMTFEHGFSSDNINTSRLSGTALTLSKESYVLLDSSKIGHPSYVNYAELDDATAVITDNGIQEDDIKQFSEHKISLYIAE; encoded by the coding sequence ATGTCGAAAGAACGGAATAAGAAAATAGAGTCAAGCATTCTAGAATACCTGGGCTCTCACGAAAAATTGCTTACGCGTGATGCCATTCAATTGTTTGACCTCTCAGAGTCTACCATCCGCCGTATCTTCGGCCGGCTGGAGGAAAAGAAAAAGGTAGTCCGCACCTATGGGGGCATTATTCTTGCCAAGCCTGACAATTACTATCACTACGATATCATCAAGCAGAAAATGAAACGAGAAAAGGAGCTGATCGGCAAATATGCAGCTGAAATGATTCTAGATTCCGATTTTATCTACATGGACTGCGGAACAACCACTGCATATATGGCCCAATCCCTTGTGTCTAGGTTTCAGAACAGCACCCTTTCAAGCAGTTTAAACATAGTGACCAATTCTCTGATCAATCTTGAGATCCTGAATTCCTACTGCAATGTGATCCTGGTGGGCGGTACGCTGTTTGACGAACGCAAGAGTATGGCCGGTACATTAGGTGTCAATTTCCTGTCCCAGTTTCATTTTTCCAAATCTTTTCTGGGAGCGGACGGCATGACATTTGAGCACGGATTTTCCAGCGATAACATCAATACATCCAGACTGTCCGGCACTGCATTGACTCTCTCAAAAGAATCTTATGTGCTCCTGGATTCCTCCAAAATCGGGCATCCGTCCTATGTAAACTATGCTGAACTGGATGATGCCACCGCTGTCATCACTGACAACGGCATTCAAGAAGATGACATCAAACAGTTTTCTGAACACAAGATCAGCCTTTATATTGCAGAGTAA
- a CDS encoding PTS sugar transporter subunit IIB, which yields MGTLVLTRIDNRMIHGQVASGWIGKCSAGKIVVIDTATAENEMMRDILSLAVPPGIEFSVYTKEDGVLQYKADQFGNDSIMLIFKDIKTAYECCREGISYPSLQIGGTGVREGAKVLEGPITVTEQECSMLNELQDSGVEIYLQQTVQSKSTKWSDARKKL from the coding sequence ATGGGAACACTAGTATTGACCCGGATTGACAACCGTATGATCCATGGGCAGGTAGCCAGTGGTTGGATCGGAAAGTGCAGTGCCGGTAAGATTGTGGTCATCGATACGGCTACGGCAGAAAATGAAATGATGAGAGATATTCTTTCCCTTGCGGTTCCTCCGGGGATTGAATTCTCGGTTTATACAAAAGAGGACGGGGTTCTGCAGTACAAAGCAGACCAGTTCGGAAATGATAGCATAATGCTGATCTTTAAGGATATCAAGACTGCATATGAGTGCTGCAGGGAGGGCATTTCTTATCCGTCACTTCAGATCGGCGGGACCGGGGTCCGGGAGGGTGCCAAGGTCCTGGAGGGACCGATCACGGTGACGGAGCAGGAATGCAGTATGCTCAATGAACTTCAGGACAGCGGTGTGGAGATCTATCTCCAGCAGACAGTCCAGAGTAAATCAACAAAATGGAGTGATGCAAGAAAAAAGCTTTGA
- a CDS encoding PTS system mannose/fructose/sorbose family transporter subunit IID → MHLWQAIILGGFYWFSFLGVFDHSLNLLFYQPLTSALLVGLVMGDVPTAMIVGATIQPMFLGQTQAGWVITNDNAAAGIITASVVIASGMDIKSAMAVAVAVGIVMSQLTNIRMTVGSFWNALTDKFISSRQYDKLWLSTVIYPSLFKVILYWIPMTLVLFFGASNIGFFVNGLPGWLQNGLNALASLMPIVGLCIVASSIGKKGYMPFFIAGFLFAAYSGVSGIGIAIVSVILAWFDFRCQNKGEHLSLNLRSTSVEDAALTKKDLNWASIRMLSFYSNGNSYERYQANGIVATMMPCLRKLYKGNDDGLQEAMVRTSELFNAEDMTSALPVGILLSMEEQKAKGAPIPGEIISDTKAALFPPMAAVGDTLNWATIIPTSLALMCPYALTGAWWPALVVVLIGAVLCNSQAFILMHLGYNLGNKAIKDLVQSGLINKVMSFFTVMGMFVIGGMISSLVSVSCPLTIATGKFSFALQKELFDVLMPNLLTFIATMAIFFTIKRKNMSVIKVIFGTMIVGIILGALGIIA, encoded by the coding sequence ATGCATTTATGGCAGGCAATTATACTCGGAGGATTTTACTGGTTTAGTTTTTTAGGAGTGTTTGACCACTCCCTCAATCTGTTATTTTATCAACCCCTTACATCGGCACTTTTAGTAGGCCTGGTCATGGGGGATGTGCCGACCGCTATGATCGTCGGCGCAACGATCCAGCCCATGTTTTTGGGACAGACTCAGGCAGGCTGGGTCATCACCAACGACAACGCGGCAGCAGGGATCATCACAGCATCTGTTGTTATCGCCTCGGGCATGGACATTAAATCTGCTATGGCAGTGGCCGTTGCAGTCGGAATCGTCATGAGCCAGCTGACCAACATCCGTATGACCGTGGGATCCTTTTGGAACGCCCTGACGGACAAGTTTATCAGCAGCAGGCAGTATGACAAGCTGTGGCTGTCAACCGTCATTTACCCATCCTTATTTAAAGTCATTTTATATTGGATCCCAATGACACTGGTATTATTCTTTGGGGCAAGCAACATCGGCTTCTTTGTCAATGGACTCCCGGGCTGGCTTCAGAATGGATTAAATGCTTTGGCTTCCCTGATGCCGATCGTAGGACTCTGCATAGTTGCATCTTCTATTGGAAAGAAAGGATACATGCCGTTTTTTATCGCAGGATTTTTATTTGCGGCATATTCGGGAGTCAGCGGCATTGGTATCGCTATTGTTTCTGTCATTCTGGCATGGTTTGACTTCCGGTGTCAGAACAAAGGGGAACATCTGTCACTGAACTTAAGGAGCACATCAGTTGAGGACGCGGCGCTGACCAAAAAAGATCTGAATTGGGCATCCATCCGTATGCTTTCCTTCTACTCAAACGGAAACAGCTACGAGCGGTATCAGGCAAATGGTATTGTGGCGACCATGATGCCTTGTCTGAGAAAATTGTATAAAGGTAATGATGATGGACTTCAGGAAGCTATGGTGAGGACTTCAGAATTATTTAACGCGGAAGATATGACATCTGCGCTTCCGGTTGGAATCCTTCTTTCTATGGAGGAGCAGAAAGCAAAAGGAGCACCAATCCCAGGGGAGATCATCTCGGATACAAAAGCAGCTCTGTTCCCGCCTATGGCGGCCGTGGGCGATACCTTAAACTGGGCCACGATCATACCTACTTCATTGGCCTTGATGTGTCCGTATGCTTTGACTGGAGCGTGGTGGCCGGCATTGGTCGTAGTCCTGATCGGAGCAGTGCTCTGTAACTCACAGGCATTCATCCTAATGCATCTGGGGTATAATCTGGGTAATAAAGCAATCAAAGATTTAGTGCAGAGCGGTCTGATCAACAAGGTCATGTCCTTCTTCACCGTCATGGGTATGTTCGTTATCGGAGGAATGATCAGCTCCCTGGTCAGCGTATCCTGCCCGCTTACGATTGCAACGGGTAAATTTTCATTTGCACTGCAAAAAGAATTGTTTGATGTGTTGATGCCGAATCTGCTGACATTCATTGCCACAATGGCCATCTTCTTTACGATCAAACGCAAAAATATGAGTGTTATCAAAGTAATCTTTGGAACTATGATTGTAGGAATTATACTTGGAGCATTGGGTATTATAGCGTAA
- a CDS encoding PTS sugar transporter subunit IIA, whose amino-acid sequence MIRITPETIEEDLTGILICSHGSIGKSMIEAVQMIYGECQNIACLGLEPADDIDEWGAELCRLAGSFPKGAVVLLDLFGGTPFNQYLMKTAGEALKQNEGQAYAVTGVNLGMVLEAVGQRESAELERMPEILERTGKDAVINVMDKMKK is encoded by the coding sequence ATGATACGCATAACACCTGAGACAATTGAGGAAGACTTGACCGGCATTTTGATCTGCAGTCATGGGAGTATCGGGAAGAGCATGATAGAAGCAGTACAGATGATCTACGGAGAATGCCAGAATATTGCATGCCTGGGATTGGAGCCAGCAGATGACATCGATGAGTGGGGCGCAGAGCTTTGCCGTCTGGCCGGGAGCTTTCCGAAAGGGGCAGTAGTACTGCTGGATCTGTTCGGAGGGACCCCCTTTAACCAATATCTGATGAAGACAGCAGGGGAAGCATTGAAACAAAATGAGGGACAGGCATATGCAGTAACAGGAGTGAACCTTGGAATGGTACTTGAAGCTGTCGGACAGAGAGAATCAGCAGAACTTGAGAGAATGCCGGAAATTTTAGAAAGGACAGGAAAAGATGCAGTTATCAATGTAATGGATAAGATGAAAAAGTAA